The proteins below come from a single Magallana gigas chromosome 10, xbMagGiga1.1, whole genome shotgun sequence genomic window:
- the LOC105342980 gene encoding NADH-ubiquinone oxidoreductase 75 kDa subunit, mitochondrial isoform X1 yields MMRLRPLARAVTAPNLLKHSVRYTTSVATQPEKIEVFINDKPVYVYPGTTVLQACAEGGVQIPRYCYHERLSVAGNCRMCLVEVEKSAKPVASCAMPVMKGMRVKTDSELSRKAREGVMEFLLVNHPLDCPICDQGGECDLQDQSMVFGSDRSRFTDINFAGKRAVEDKNIGPLVKTIMTRCIHCTRCIRFASEVAGVDDLGTTGRGSDMQVGTYVEKLFKSELSGNVIDLCPVGALTSKPYAFTARPWETRKIESVDVLDAVGSNIVVSTRSGEVMRILPRMNEEINEEWISDKTRFAYDGLKRQRLTFPFVKDEAGNLKKTTWEDALITASSMINNFEGNQIAGLAGGLVDAESLVSLKDLLNRLGSEALCTEEIFPMDGAGTDLRSNYLLNTGLAAIEEADLVLFIGTNPRFEAPLLNTRVRKSWINNDLEVALVGTKVDLTYDYDHLGDSTEVLKQIADGSHPFCKKLNKALRPMVVVGSTSLQRKDGQAIHNAVSTIAQTARVQSGCGEEWKVLNVLHRVASQVAALDLGYKAGVDYIRKNPPQVLFMLGADEGVLTRDDLPKDCFIIYQGHHGDKGAAMADVVFPGAAYTEKEGTYVNTEGRAQETKLAVSPPGMARDDWKIIRALSEILEKPLPYDTIQEIRSRLEDVAPHLTRYGEAEEANYFKQANELTKTIKGQLESRPLSPPLQKLEDFYMTDSISRASQTMAKCVQAVKEATKNPYM; encoded by the exons ATGATGAGGTTAAGGCCCCTGGCCCGGGCTGTTACAGCTCCCAACTTACTCAAACACTCAG TTCGATACACAACCTCTGTGGCCACCCAGCCGGAAAAGATTGAAGTATTCATTAATGACAAACCTGTTTATGTTTACCCAGGGACTACAGTCCTACAG GCCTGTGCAGAGGGCGGCGTACAGATCCCCCGATACTGTTACCATGAAAGATTGTCCGTCGCTGGCAACTGCAGAATGTGTCTTGTCGAAGTGGAGAAATCGGCAAAG CCGGTGGCTTCGTGTGCCATGCCTGTAATGAAAGGAATGAGGGTGAAGACAGACTCAGAACTGTCCAGGAAGGCAAG GGAGGGAGTTATGGAGTTTCTGCTGGTGAACCACCCCCTGGACTGTCCAATCTGTGACCAGGGCGGGGAGTGTGATCTACAG gatCAGTCTATGGTGTTTGGAAGTGACAGAAGTCGATTCACTGATATTAACTTTGCGGGTAAAAG GGCTGTTGAGGACAAGAACATTGGACCGTTGGTGAAGACAATAATGACCAGGTGCATTCACTGCACTCGATGCATCAG GTTTGCGAGTGAAGTAGCCGGTGTGGATGATTTAGGAACAACAGGAAGAGGAAGTGACATGCAGGTCGGAACTTACGTAGAGAAACTCTTTAAATCGGAGCTGTCCGGAAACGTGATTGATCTGTGTCCTGTCGGAGCTTTAACCTCCAAGCCGTACGCCTTCACGGCCCGACCCTGGGAGACAAG GAAGATAGAGAGTGTGGATGTTCTAGACGCGGTTGGCAGTAACATCGTGGTCAGTACAAGGTCAGGGGAGGTCATGCGTATCCTGCCACGGATGAATGAG gAAATCAACGAGGAATGGATCTCGGACAAGACGCGCTTTGCCTATGACGGCCTGAAGCGACAACGTCTGACCTTCCCCTTTGTCAAAGACGAAGCGGGAAATCTTAAAAAGACGACCTGGGAGGACGCCCTCATCACGGCCTCGTCCATG ATCAACAATTTTGAGGGTAACCAGATCGCGGGGTTAGCGGGGGGATTGGTGGACGCCGAGTCACTGGTCTCCTTGAAGGACCTCCTTAATAGATTGGGAAGTGAGGCCCTGTGTACCGAGGAAATCTTCCCCATGGATGGAGCTGG GACAGACCTGAGATCCAATTACCTGTTGAACACGGGGCTAGCCGCCATCGAAGAGGCTGACCTAGTTCTGTTTATTGGCACCAATCCAAGATTTGAGGCCCCACTACTAAACACCAGGGTCAGAAAAAG CTGGATTAATAACGACCTTGAAGTGGCCCTTGTTGGGACAAAGGTCGACTTAACTTATGATTATGAT CACCTTGGAGATTCCACAGAGGTTCTTAAGCAGATTGCTGATGGTTCTCATCCATTCTGTAAG AAACTGAACAAGGCCCTGCGCCCCATGGTGGTGGTGGGCAGTACCTCACTACAGAGGAAGGACGGCCAGGCCATCCACAACGCAGTCTCCACCATCGCACAGACCGCTCGCGTCCAGTCAGGGTGTGGGGAGGAATGGAAGGTCCTCAACGTACTACACAGG GTGGCCAGTCAGGTGGCGGCCCTTGATCTGGGATACAAAGCGGGTGTAGACTACATCAGAAAGAACCCTCCCCAAGTTCTGTTCATGCTGGGGGCTGATGAGGGGGTACTCACCAGGGACGATCTTCCCAAGGACTGCTTCATCATCTACCAAG GTCACCATGGAGACAAGGGAGCAGCCATGGCTGATGTTGTTTTCCCGGGAGCCGCGTACACGGAGAAAGAGGGGACATACGTAAACACGGAGGGGCGTGCCCAAGAGACCAAACTCGCAGTCTCACCTCCAGGGATGGCCCGGGATGACTGGAAGATCATCAGGGCTCTGTCTGAG ATTCTAGAGAAGCCGCTTCCATACGACACAATACAGGAGATCCGGAGCCGTCTGGAGGATGTGGCCCCACATTTGACTCGCTACGGGGAGGCAGAGGAGGCCAACTACTTCAAACAGGCCAATGAGTTGACTAAG ACAATTAAGGGACAGCTGGAGTCCCGGCCCCTATCCCCGCCCCTACAGAAACTGGAGGATTTCTACATGACAGACTCCATCAGTCGCGCTTCACAGACCATGGCCAAGTGTGTACAAGCCGTGAAAGAGGCCACAAAGAACCCCTACATGTAA
- the LOC105342980 gene encoding NADH-ubiquinone oxidoreductase 75 kDa subunit, mitochondrial isoform X2, with translation MMRLRPLARAVTAPNLLKHSVRYTTSVATQPEKIEVFINDKPVYVYPGTTVLQACAEGGVQIPRYCYHERLSVAGNCRMCLVEVEKSAKPVASCAMPVMKGMRVKTDSELSRKAREGVMEFLLVNHPLDCPICDQGGECDLQDQSMVFGSDRSRFTDINFAGKRAVEDKNIGPLVKTIMTRCIHCTRCIRFASEVAGVDDLGTTGRGSDMQVGTYVEKLFKSELSGNVIDLCPVGALTSKPYAFTARPWETRKIESVDVLDAVGSNIVVSTRSGEVMRILPRMNEEINEEWISDKTRFAYDGLKRQRLTFPFVKDEAGNLKKTTWEDALITASSMINNFEGNQIAGLAGGLVDAESLVSLKDLLNRLGSEALCTEEIFPMDGAGTDLRSNYLLNTGLAAIEEADLVLFIGTNPRFEAPLLNTRVRKSWINNDLEVALVGTKVDLTYDYDHLGDSTEVLKQIADGSHPFCKKLNKALRPMVVVGSTSLQRKDGQAIHNAVSTIAQTARVQSGCGEEWKVLNVLHRVASQVAALDLGYKAGVDYIRKNPPQVLFMLGADEGVLTRDDLPKDCFIIYQGHHGDKGAAMADVVFPGAAYTEKEGTYVNTEGRAQETKLAVSPPGMARDDWKIIRALSEILEKPLPYDTIQEIRSRLEDVAPHLTRYGEAEEANYFKQANELTKVINRPAS, from the exons ATGATGAGGTTAAGGCCCCTGGCCCGGGCTGTTACAGCTCCCAACTTACTCAAACACTCAG TTCGATACACAACCTCTGTGGCCACCCAGCCGGAAAAGATTGAAGTATTCATTAATGACAAACCTGTTTATGTTTACCCAGGGACTACAGTCCTACAG GCCTGTGCAGAGGGCGGCGTACAGATCCCCCGATACTGTTACCATGAAAGATTGTCCGTCGCTGGCAACTGCAGAATGTGTCTTGTCGAAGTGGAGAAATCGGCAAAG CCGGTGGCTTCGTGTGCCATGCCTGTAATGAAAGGAATGAGGGTGAAGACAGACTCAGAACTGTCCAGGAAGGCAAG GGAGGGAGTTATGGAGTTTCTGCTGGTGAACCACCCCCTGGACTGTCCAATCTGTGACCAGGGCGGGGAGTGTGATCTACAG gatCAGTCTATGGTGTTTGGAAGTGACAGAAGTCGATTCACTGATATTAACTTTGCGGGTAAAAG GGCTGTTGAGGACAAGAACATTGGACCGTTGGTGAAGACAATAATGACCAGGTGCATTCACTGCACTCGATGCATCAG GTTTGCGAGTGAAGTAGCCGGTGTGGATGATTTAGGAACAACAGGAAGAGGAAGTGACATGCAGGTCGGAACTTACGTAGAGAAACTCTTTAAATCGGAGCTGTCCGGAAACGTGATTGATCTGTGTCCTGTCGGAGCTTTAACCTCCAAGCCGTACGCCTTCACGGCCCGACCCTGGGAGACAAG GAAGATAGAGAGTGTGGATGTTCTAGACGCGGTTGGCAGTAACATCGTGGTCAGTACAAGGTCAGGGGAGGTCATGCGTATCCTGCCACGGATGAATGAG gAAATCAACGAGGAATGGATCTCGGACAAGACGCGCTTTGCCTATGACGGCCTGAAGCGACAACGTCTGACCTTCCCCTTTGTCAAAGACGAAGCGGGAAATCTTAAAAAGACGACCTGGGAGGACGCCCTCATCACGGCCTCGTCCATG ATCAACAATTTTGAGGGTAACCAGATCGCGGGGTTAGCGGGGGGATTGGTGGACGCCGAGTCACTGGTCTCCTTGAAGGACCTCCTTAATAGATTGGGAAGTGAGGCCCTGTGTACCGAGGAAATCTTCCCCATGGATGGAGCTGG GACAGACCTGAGATCCAATTACCTGTTGAACACGGGGCTAGCCGCCATCGAAGAGGCTGACCTAGTTCTGTTTATTGGCACCAATCCAAGATTTGAGGCCCCACTACTAAACACCAGGGTCAGAAAAAG CTGGATTAATAACGACCTTGAAGTGGCCCTTGTTGGGACAAAGGTCGACTTAACTTATGATTATGAT CACCTTGGAGATTCCACAGAGGTTCTTAAGCAGATTGCTGATGGTTCTCATCCATTCTGTAAG AAACTGAACAAGGCCCTGCGCCCCATGGTGGTGGTGGGCAGTACCTCACTACAGAGGAAGGACGGCCAGGCCATCCACAACGCAGTCTCCACCATCGCACAGACCGCTCGCGTCCAGTCAGGGTGTGGGGAGGAATGGAAGGTCCTCAACGTACTACACAGG GTGGCCAGTCAGGTGGCGGCCCTTGATCTGGGATACAAAGCGGGTGTAGACTACATCAGAAAGAACCCTCCCCAAGTTCTGTTCATGCTGGGGGCTGATGAGGGGGTACTCACCAGGGACGATCTTCCCAAGGACTGCTTCATCATCTACCAAG GTCACCATGGAGACAAGGGAGCAGCCATGGCTGATGTTGTTTTCCCGGGAGCCGCGTACACGGAGAAAGAGGGGACATACGTAAACACGGAGGGGCGTGCCCAAGAGACCAAACTCGCAGTCTCACCTCCAGGGATGGCCCGGGATGACTGGAAGATCATCAGGGCTCTGTCTGAG ATTCTAGAGAAGCCGCTTCCATACGACACAATACAGGAGATCCGGAGCCGTCTGGAGGATGTGGCCCCACATTTGACTCGCTACGGGGAGGCAGAGGAGGCCAACTACTTCAAACAGGCCAATGAGTTGACTAAGGTAATTAACAGGCCAGCGAGTTGA